In Marinobacter antarcticus, one genomic interval encodes:
- a CDS encoding ankyrin repeat domain-containing protein — translation MNEHKPGQPQQPESQLDEDAIAFAQGIFELARNGGTNMLRPLLEAGVPADIRTSDGDSLLMLAAGNGHADTVQLLLEKGANPELQDADGNTALSLARAMGAQDVIKHLER, via the coding sequence ATGAACGAGCACAAGCCCGGCCAGCCGCAACAACCAGAGAGCCAGCTGGATGAAGACGCCATCGCCTTCGCCCAGGGGATTTTTGAGCTGGCACGTAACGGCGGCACCAATATGCTGCGCCCTCTGCTGGAAGCGGGAGTACCCGCAGACATACGCACCAGCGACGGCGACAGCCTGCTGATGCTCGCCGCCGGCAACGGCCATGCAGATACGGTGCAACTTCTGTTGGAAAAAGGCGCCAACCCAGAGCTACAGGACGCAGACGGTAATACCGCTCTGAGCCTTGCCCGCGCCATGGGTGCACAGGACGTCATCAAACACCTGGAACGCTAA
- a CDS encoding spermidine synthase: MFNKGEIIHHSRDKLGSILVIDYRKHRVLTFNSIFEQSKIDRRYPYIPVHEYSRAMLLPAAFCPPQHVTILGLGGGVMASAFHHLYPDCHVHAVELRQAVLDVAREYFGLPDSERLSVTIADARNALSDLPDAITDMILADLYSADRMSPAQAQRQFVESCSRALSPGGWLVLNYHRAPDPEGPYFRQLRKHFATLLMFKSKTNNTVVYASKQPFDPINPKDPSLAGLEKRLPIDWSRLMSRVSRL; encoded by the coding sequence ATGTTCAACAAAGGCGAGATTATTCACCACAGCCGGGACAAACTCGGCAGTATTCTGGTGATCGACTACCGCAAACATCGGGTACTGACCTTCAATTCGATATTTGAGCAGAGCAAGATCGACCGGCGATACCCCTACATTCCTGTGCACGAATATAGCCGGGCGATGCTCCTGCCAGCCGCCTTTTGCCCCCCGCAGCACGTCACCATACTGGGGCTGGGCGGCGGCGTAATGGCCAGTGCTTTTCATCACCTTTATCCGGATTGCCATGTGCACGCGGTTGAACTGAGGCAGGCGGTGCTGGATGTGGCTCGGGAATACTTCGGGTTACCCGACAGCGAACGCCTGAGCGTGACCATTGCCGATGCCCGCAATGCCCTGAGCGATCTTCCCGATGCCATTACCGATATGATCCTGGCAGACCTGTACAGCGCAGACCGTATGAGCCCAGCGCAGGCGCAGCGCCAGTTTGTAGAAAGCTGCAGCCGGGCACTGAGCCCTGGTGGTTGGCTGGTTCTGAACTACCACCGCGCGCCCGATCCCGAAGGGCCCTACTTCCGCCAGCTGAGAAAGCACTTTGCCACTCTGCTTATGTTCAAAAGCAAAACCAACAATACCGTTGTGTACGCCAGCAAACAGCCCTTCGACCCTATAAACCCGAAAGATCCCTCTCTTGCCGGCCTGGAAAAGCGGCTGCCGATCGACTGGAGCCGGCTAATGAGCAGGGTCAGCCGGCTTTGA
- a CDS encoding LOG family protein, translated as MKVAVYCGSRSGSEPMYAEKARELGEFFGNNGIDLVFGGGHVGLMGIIADAVLASGGKVYGVIPQHLVNRELAHPDLTELFVVNNMHERKAKMAELADSFVALPGGIGTLEEIFEVWTWAQLGFHRKPCAFYNVDGFYDSLLDMVKTMVAAGFVKQQYLDMIVVAKTPTELLDGFRDYTPPQEKWS; from the coding sequence ATGAAAGTAGCAGTTTACTGTGGTTCTCGCTCAGGTAGTGAGCCGATGTACGCTGAAAAAGCCAGAGAACTGGGTGAGTTCTTCGGTAATAACGGCATAGATCTGGTGTTTGGCGGTGGGCATGTCGGCCTGATGGGTATTATTGCCGATGCCGTGCTTGCCAGCGGCGGCAAGGTTTATGGCGTTATCCCGCAGCATCTGGTCAATCGGGAGCTGGCGCACCCGGACCTTACCGAGCTTTTTGTTGTGAACAACATGCATGAACGCAAGGCGAAGATGGCCGAGCTGGCCGATAGCTTTGTCGCTTTGCCGGGCGGCATCGGCACGCTGGAAGAAATCTTCGAGGTCTGGACCTGGGCCCAGCTTGGTTTCCACCGGAAACCTTGTGCTTTCTATAACGTTGACGGATTTTATGATTCGTTGCTGGACATGGTGAAAACCATGGTAGCCGCCGGGTTTGTAAAGCAGCAGTACTTGGACATGATCGTGGTGGCGAAAACTCCGACAGAGCTGCTCGATGGCTTCAGGGACTACACCCCGCCCCAGGAAAAGTGGTCCTGA
- a CDS encoding NAD(P)/FAD-dependent oxidoreductase — translation MDNLHHIVVVGGGAGGLELVTSLGKKLGKKRKARITLVDAGLTHVWKPLLHEVASGSLDASSNEINYRAHASKHHYEFQLGCMSGLNRETKELVIAPFLDRDGAEVVPERHLQYDTLVIAVGSTANDFGTPGAQENCLFLDGLKQAQRFHDLLLNAFLRKNHEALQGRDHILNISIIGAGATGVELAAELRLASRELPVYGMNHLKASDVCITVIEAADRILPALPGRLSAAATKELGHQHVNVLNGQPVSEIRPGVVVLKDGTELPSEMTVWAAGIKAPAFLANLDGLESNRGNQLVVHQTLQTTQDTDIFAFGDCAACPQPNSDRPVAPRAQAAHQQADALFETLCNRLEGKDAVPFVYNDYGSLINFSRYTTVGNLMGNLSGRSMYIEGKVARLFYVSLYRMHQVALHGFLRTAVIWFMDKMNRAMQPRLKLH, via the coding sequence ATGGATAATCTTCACCATATTGTTGTAGTCGGCGGCGGTGCCGGCGGTCTCGAACTTGTTACCAGCCTGGGCAAGAAGCTTGGTAAAAAGCGCAAAGCACGCATCACCCTCGTTGATGCAGGGCTGACTCACGTCTGGAAACCTCTGCTGCACGAAGTTGCATCCGGTTCTCTGGACGCCAGCTCCAACGAAATCAACTACCGGGCCCACGCCAGCAAGCACCACTACGAATTCCAGCTTGGGTGCATGAGTGGCCTGAACCGTGAAACCAAAGAACTGGTGATAGCGCCCTTTCTCGATAGAGATGGCGCAGAGGTGGTTCCCGAACGTCACCTGCAATACGATACGCTGGTTATCGCTGTTGGCAGCACTGCCAATGATTTTGGCACCCCTGGCGCTCAGGAAAACTGCCTGTTCCTGGACGGCCTGAAACAGGCTCAGCGCTTTCATGACTTACTGCTCAACGCTTTCTTGCGCAAAAACCATGAAGCCCTGCAGGGCCGGGATCATATACTGAACATCAGCATTATAGGGGCAGGTGCCACGGGCGTTGAGCTGGCTGCTGAACTGAGGTTGGCCTCACGAGAATTGCCGGTGTACGGCATGAACCACCTGAAAGCCTCCGATGTCTGCATCACCGTGATCGAGGCAGCCGATCGGATTCTGCCTGCACTGCCCGGCCGGCTCTCGGCAGCAGCTACCAAGGAACTTGGGCACCAGCATGTGAACGTTCTGAACGGCCAGCCCGTAAGCGAAATTCGCCCCGGTGTTGTTGTGCTGAAAGATGGCACGGAGCTGCCCTCGGAAATGACCGTTTGGGCCGCCGGCATCAAGGCACCAGCGTTTCTGGCCAACCTCGATGGCCTGGAATCCAACCGTGGCAACCAACTGGTGGTGCACCAGACCCTGCAAACCACCCAGGATACCGATATATTTGCCTTCGGCGACTGCGCCGCCTGCCCCCAACCGAATTCCGACCGGCCCGTCGCCCCCCGCGCCCAGGCTGCCCACCAGCAAGCCGATGCCTTGTTTGAAACTCTGTGCAACCGGCTGGAAGGCAAAGACGCCGTACCCTTTGTTTACAACGACTACGGCTCGCTGATCAACTTCAGCCGCTATACCACTGTAGGCAACCTGATGGGCAATCTCTCTGGCCGCAGCATGTACATCGAAGGCAAAGTCGCCCGGCTATTTTATGTATCGCTGTACCGCATGCACCAGGTGGCTCTGCATGGCTTTTTACGCACTGCCGTGATTTGGTTTATGGACAAGATGAACCGGGCGATGCAGCCGAGGTTGAAGTTGCATTGA
- a CDS encoding class I SAM-dependent methyltransferase, whose amino-acid sequence MSQSVAYYNKHAQAFLNETLHVDMSALYDGFLPHLPENAHIFDAGCGSGRDSREFLARGYRVTAFDASEKLADLASSAISHPVSVRTFDQVSEYQVYDGIWACASLLHLPLQQIPQALAKLWQALKPGGVLYVSFKRGEGQREHNGRDFTDATEVQLESWARALQQLKKITIWQTADRRPGRDEYWVNGVFHKSPEWLDV is encoded by the coding sequence ATGAGCCAATCGGTTGCCTACTACAACAAGCATGCACAGGCGTTTCTGAATGAAACGCTGCACGTGGATATGTCTGCGTTGTACGATGGGTTTTTACCCCACTTGCCCGAAAACGCCCACATTTTTGACGCTGGCTGCGGTTCCGGCCGGGACTCCCGCGAGTTTCTGGCCCGAGGCTATCGCGTTACCGCCTTCGATGCCTCCGAGAAGCTGGCCGATCTTGCATCCAGCGCCATAAGCCACCCCGTTTCCGTTCGCACGTTTGATCAGGTTAGCGAATATCAGGTCTACGATGGCATATGGGCCTGCGCCAGCCTGCTCCATCTCCCTTTGCAACAGATACCCCAGGCACTGGCGAAACTCTGGCAGGCTCTGAAGCCCGGCGGCGTTTTATACGTGAGCTTCAAACGTGGTGAGGGCCAGCGCGAACACAATGGCCGCGACTTTACCGACGCTACTGAGGTGCAACTGGAAAGCTGGGCAAGGGCTTTACAGCAGCTCAAAAAGATAACGATCTGGCAAACCGCTGATCGCAGGCCGGGGCGGGATGAGTATTGGGTGAATGGGGTTTTTCACAAAAGCCCAGAGTGGCTCGACGTTTAA
- a CDS encoding potassium/proton antiporter, with amino-acid sequence MDPTLTLVGALMIVISIVLSPLSSRVGMPVLLIFLVVGMMMGKDGPGGIEFDDFQLSFLVANLALGVILLDGGMRTRAETFRVGLKPALVLATFGVAMTALGAAFVAWLVFDLHWMTALLIGSIISSTDAAAVFSLLQGRGLHLNERVSATLEIESGSNDPMAIFLTLMMVTLITSGGEHAVQDSLILLIKQFSIGGVGGIVGGFLIAELANRIRLTPSLYPLLVVAAGILVFSAINALGGSGFLAIYLCGVVIGNRQVRMMPMILQVHDGLAWLAQLCLFLILGLLVNPSDLLPLAGSGLILALALIFVIRPLTVLLTLWPFGFNRRELGFISWVGLRGAVPIVLALFPIIAGLPEAQLVFHAAFFIVLVSLLVQGTTLTPLARKLRLEIPANGEPFRRLPLDAPAAGDHELMLFPLRGENWETPRLLGQLRFPENTAVAGVFRNRVCLQPNADLEVSSGDMVAMFATPSVLKELGKSLSGRHTPKYLADRAFFGDFVLNGDALLGDVEQVYGIEFNELPPELSLAECFARRTKGHPVVGDTVVLGPVTLVARATEADQVTKVGLKMDKSQNA; translated from the coding sequence ATGGATCCAACGCTCACCCTGGTAGGTGCCCTGATGATTGTCATCAGCATCGTTCTGAGCCCGCTTTCCAGCCGGGTCGGTATGCCGGTACTGCTGATTTTTCTGGTGGTGGGCATGATGATGGGCAAAGACGGCCCAGGCGGTATTGAGTTCGACGATTTCCAGCTCTCTTTCCTTGTCGCTAATCTGGCGCTCGGCGTTATCCTGCTTGATGGCGGCATGCGCACCCGGGCAGAAACCTTCCGTGTGGGTTTGAAACCCGCACTGGTATTGGCAACTTTTGGTGTTGCCATGACGGCCTTGGGGGCTGCATTCGTCGCCTGGCTGGTGTTCGATCTGCACTGGATGACGGCCCTGCTCATCGGCTCCATCATCTCATCAACCGACGCGGCAGCCGTATTTTCACTGTTGCAGGGTCGTGGACTGCACTTGAATGAGCGTGTAAGCGCCACCCTGGAAATTGAATCCGGCAGCAACGACCCTATGGCGATCTTCCTGACGCTGATGATGGTCACGCTGATTACCAGCGGTGGCGAACACGCTGTCCAGGACTCGCTGATTCTGCTGATAAAGCAGTTCAGCATTGGCGGCGTTGGCGGTATCGTCGGCGGTTTTCTGATTGCTGAGCTGGCCAATCGCATTCGCCTGACTCCGTCTCTTTATCCACTGCTGGTGGTCGCCGCCGGTATTCTGGTGTTTTCTGCCATCAACGCCCTCGGCGGCAGCGGGTTTCTGGCCATCTACCTGTGTGGCGTTGTGATTGGCAACCGCCAGGTACGGATGATGCCCATGATTCTCCAGGTACACGATGGTCTGGCATGGCTGGCCCAGCTCTGTCTGTTCCTGATTCTTGGCTTACTGGTTAATCCGTCCGACCTGCTTCCTCTGGCTGGAAGCGGCCTGATACTGGCGCTGGCGCTGATTTTTGTGATTCGTCCATTAACCGTGCTGCTGACTCTCTGGCCCTTCGGCTTTAACCGGCGTGAGCTTGGATTTATAAGCTGGGTGGGGCTTCGTGGCGCCGTGCCCATTGTTCTGGCCCTTTTCCCGATTATTGCCGGCTTGCCCGAGGCACAGCTGGTTTTCCATGCCGCGTTTTTTATTGTGCTGGTGTCCCTGCTGGTTCAGGGAACGACCCTTACACCGCTGGCACGTAAGCTGCGCCTGGAAATCCCTGCAAACGGCGAGCCCTTTCGACGTTTGCCGCTGGACGCGCCTGCGGCCGGGGACCACGAGCTGATGCTGTTCCCTTTACGGGGTGAAAACTGGGAAACACCAAGACTATTGGGCCAGCTGCGCTTTCCGGAAAACACTGCCGTTGCAGGGGTGTTCCGCAATCGGGTCTGCCTGCAACCCAATGCAGATCTTGAAGTATCCAGTGGCGATATGGTCGCCATGTTTGCCACGCCCAGCGTGCTGAAGGAGTTGGGCAAGTCACTGAGTGGGCGCCATACACCAAAATATCTTGCAGACAGGGCGTTCTTCGGGGACTTTGTACTGAACGGAGATGCGCTACTCGGTGACGTGGAACAGGTTTATGGCATCGAATTCAATGAGCTGCCACCGGAGTTGTCATTGGCGGAGTGCTTTGCGCGGCGCACCAAAGGTCACCCGGTTGTTGGCGATACCGTTGTTCTGGGGCCCGTTACTCTGGTGGCAAGGGCCACAGAGGCAGACCAGGTTACCAAGGTTGGTCTGAAAATGGACAAGTCACAAAATGCCTGA
- a CDS encoding L,D-transpeptidase family protein yields the protein MAIPRLLILCLLALFFSASFPAYGSELLAKADSHMPAKDDALGNSLVVNKVLVKKEQRRLYLMNGEKVIRSYRISLGDNPEGHKLFEGDERTPEGDYTLDWRNSGSDFYKSIHISYPSGKDREMAESWGLDPGGSIMIHGLPNGAEDMAFAYTGLDWTNGCIAVNNQEIDEIWQLVNDGTPIRILP from the coding sequence ATGGCTATTCCCCGTTTATTAATCCTGTGCCTTCTGGCTCTGTTTTTTTCAGCAAGCTTTCCGGCCTACGGCTCAGAATTGCTGGCCAAGGCAGATTCCCACATGCCGGCAAAGGACGATGCGCTAGGCAATTCTCTGGTGGTTAACAAGGTGCTGGTAAAAAAAGAGCAGCGTCGTCTCTATCTGATGAACGGGGAAAAAGTGATCCGGAGTTACCGCATATCGCTCGGTGATAATCCGGAGGGGCACAAGCTTTTTGAGGGCGACGAGCGCACGCCAGAAGGCGATTACACGCTGGACTGGCGTAACTCTGGCAGCGATTTTTACAAATCCATTCACATTTCCTACCCAAGTGGAAAAGACCGTGAAATGGCGGAAAGCTGGGGTCTGGACCCCGGTGGCAGCATTATGATTCACGGCCTGCCCAATGGCGCAGAAGACATGGCGTTTGCTTATACAGGCCTCGACTGGACCAACGGCTGCATCGCCGTTAACAATCAGGAGATAGATGAAATCTGGCAACTGGTCAATGACGGAACACCCATCAGAATCCTCCCCTGA
- a CDS encoding Lpp/OprI family alanine-zipper lipoprotein gives MRKLTIAGIALATALTAGCATTDQGALDEANATASSAEMTADKAMNTANSAASSARSAQKTADQALAAAKAAQKSADEANERAKRMLERSSQK, from the coding sequence ATGCGTAAACTGACGATCGCCGGAATCGCACTGGCTACTGCTCTGACCGCAGGTTGTGCAACTACCGACCAGGGCGCTCTCGACGAAGCCAATGCAACTGCCAGCTCTGCTGAGATGACTGCAGATAAGGCAATGAACACCGCTAACAGCGCTGCCAGCTCTGCTCGTTCTGCACAGAAGACTGCAGACCAGGCCCTGGCCGCTGCTAAAGCAGCTCAGAAGTCTGCTGACGAAGCAAACGAGCGCGCTAAGCGTATGCTCGAGCGCTCCAGCCAGAAGTAA
- a CDS encoding slipin family protein, with protein MIGDLIPWLAPIVVLLLILGSAIKILPEYQRGVVFFLGRFQGVKGPGLIIVIPGIQQIVRVDLRVITLDVPSQDVISRDNVTVRVNAVLYFRVVDPERAIIRVEDFNAATSQLSQTTLRSVLGKHDLDEMLSERDRLNSDIQEILDAQTEEWGIKVANVEIKHVDLNESMIRAIARQAEAERERRAKVIHAEGELQASQKLLEAAQVMSADSGAMQLRYLQTLSDMSNTNSSTIVFPLPLDMLKMFMEKATDKSQPQQSES; from the coding sequence ATGATCGGTGATCTGATTCCCTGGCTGGCACCCATAGTAGTGTTACTGCTGATTCTGGGTTCTGCCATCAAAATTTTGCCGGAGTACCAGCGCGGCGTGGTGTTTTTTCTGGGTCGATTCCAGGGTGTAAAAGGCCCTGGGCTGATCATTGTGATTCCCGGTATTCAGCAGATTGTACGGGTGGATTTGCGGGTAATCACACTGGATGTGCCCAGCCAGGACGTGATTTCCCGGGATAACGTGACCGTGCGGGTGAACGCGGTGCTCTATTTTCGGGTTGTGGATCCAGAGCGTGCGATTATCCGGGTGGAGGATTTCAACGCTGCTACCAGCCAGTTGTCCCAGACCACCTTGCGATCGGTACTGGGTAAGCATGATCTGGATGAAATGCTGTCTGAGCGGGACAGGCTCAACTCCGATATTCAGGAGATTCTTGATGCTCAGACTGAAGAATGGGGTATCAAGGTCGCCAACGTGGAAATCAAACATGTGGATCTAAATGAATCCATGATTCGTGCTATTGCGCGCCAGGCTGAAGCTGAACGTGAGCGGCGGGCGAAAGTGATTCACGCGGAGGGCGAATTGCAGGCATCTCAAAAGCTGCTGGAAGCTGCGCAGGTGATGTCAGCCGATTCCGGTGCCATGCAATTGCGTTACCTGCAAACTTTGTCGGATATGAGCAACACCAACTCATCCACCATTGTTTTCCCGCTACCCTTAGACATGCTAAAGATGTTTATGGAGAAGGCGACCGACAAGAGTCAGCCACAGCAATCGGAGTCGTAA
- a CDS encoding NfeD family protein has product MQSYHPIRSGRQKWLRVWAMVFLTGALFSLASLTHQVFAQQKSSGTALVLTVEGVIGPATMDYVVRGIRRAESEGAALVVLEMDTPGGLMDSMREMIKTILGSDVPVVTYVSPQGARAASAGTYILYGSHVAAMAPATNLGSATPVQMGGLPGSPEAPADSQPEKDTAGASGDDQKTAPDDGAGENSKRRGGTAMERKVLEDAVSYIRGLADRHGRNADWAEEAVREAVNLGASEALERNVVDVVAADLPGLMRQIDGRTVRMATGDRTLQTAGLEIVRMQPGWRTGLLSVITHPNVAYFLMIIGFYGIIFELANPGGVVPGVIGAICLILAMFAFQVLSVNYAGLALVLLGLAFIVGESFIPSFGILGVGGLVAFVTGSVILMDGSHRAISLPVIGGTAAVAAGFILWTVTRFVGLRKKHPVSGTEQIVREKAVALDDFRKEHNTYRGHARLSGERWKAESDNPVRQGDALQVTGIDGLTVSVEAAGRHADRTHSNQQRNEEAL; this is encoded by the coding sequence ATGCAGTCCTACCATCCTATCAGGTCAGGCCGTCAGAAATGGTTGAGAGTGTGGGCCATGGTTTTTCTGACTGGCGCATTGTTCTCACTGGCTTCACTGACCCATCAGGTATTTGCCCAGCAAAAGAGCTCCGGAACCGCCCTGGTTCTCACGGTTGAAGGTGTGATTGGTCCCGCCACCATGGATTATGTTGTCCGGGGTATTCGCCGGGCCGAATCCGAAGGTGCAGCGCTGGTGGTGCTGGAAATGGATACGCCAGGCGGCCTTATGGACTCTATGCGAGAAATGATCAAAACCATTCTGGGCTCCGATGTGCCGGTGGTGACCTATGTTTCTCCCCAGGGTGCTCGTGCCGCCAGTGCCGGAACCTATATTCTCTACGGCAGCCATGTCGCTGCTATGGCACCTGCTACCAATCTGGGTTCCGCAACGCCGGTTCAGATGGGTGGGTTGCCGGGCAGCCCGGAAGCACCTGCCGACTCCCAGCCTGAAAAAGACACTGCCGGTGCTTCCGGCGATGATCAGAAAACGGCGCCAGACGACGGTGCCGGCGAGAACAGCAAGCGCCGCGGCGGAACGGCTATGGAGCGCAAGGTTCTGGAGGATGCAGTCAGCTATATACGAGGACTCGCGGATCGCCATGGCAGAAATGCAGACTGGGCTGAAGAAGCCGTGCGTGAAGCCGTGAATCTGGGAGCCAGTGAGGCGCTGGAGCGAAATGTTGTAGATGTTGTCGCGGCTGATCTACCCGGGCTGATGCGCCAGATTGACGGGCGCACTGTGCGTATGGCCACCGGCGATAGAACCCTGCAGACTGCCGGCCTGGAGATTGTCCGCATGCAGCCGGGCTGGCGCACCGGCCTGCTTTCTGTGATTACCCATCCCAACGTTGCCTACTTCCTGATGATTATCGGGTTCTACGGCATTATCTTTGAGCTGGCGAACCCGGGCGGCGTGGTGCCGGGCGTTATTGGCGCCATCTGCCTGATCCTGGCGATGTTTGCGTTCCAGGTGCTGTCAGTTAACTACGCCGGGTTGGCATTGGTTCTTCTGGGGTTGGCGTTTATTGTCGGTGAATCTTTTATCCCCAGTTTTGGCATTCTCGGTGTGGGCGGCCTGGTTGCGTTTGTTACCGGATCGGTCATTCTTATGGACGGCAGCCATCGTGCGATCTCTCTGCCGGTCATTGGCGGTACTGCAGCTGTGGCGGCAGGTTTCATTCTGTGGACAGTCACCCGGTTCGTTGGATTACGCAAAAAACATCCTGTAAGCGGTACCGAGCAGATAGTCCGGGAAAAGGCGGTTGCTCTGGATGATTTCCGCAAAGAGCATAATACTTACCGGGGCCACGCACGGCTCAGCGGAGAGCGCTGGAAGGCCGAGAGCGACAATCCTGTACGACAGGGCGATGCTTTACAGGTAACCGGGATTGACGGTTTGACCGTTAGCGTAGAAGCGGCCGGCCGGCACGCTGACCGGACACATAGTAACCAGCAGCGAAACGAGGAGGCTTTATGA